The following are from one region of the Trichoplusia ni isolate ovarian cell line Hi5 chromosome 1, tn1, whole genome shotgun sequence genome:
- the LOC113496204 gene encoding cuticle protein 16.5-like encodes MLKLVVLCTVLAAAAASAPFAPLAYTAPLAYSTALLTPFGSNYRGPLSLAPGQPANILAADGRPLDTLDVNLDRSAHFTAKALNGGLHYLKKRSAPLIAPYSSLAVAAPLAAYAAPLAYAAPVVAPSNYRGPLSLAPGQPANILAADGRPLDTLDVNLDRSAHYTAKALEGGLHYLKKRSAPFAAVTRVAYTSPLIAHSAPLAYSAPVVSHVAPISYAAAPVAHYAGGLHFIKKRSAAFAPITRVAYTAPLIAHSAPLAYSAPLVSHVAPVSYAAAPFAHYTHF; translated from the coding sequence ATGTTGAAGCTGGTGGTGTTGTGCACTGTGCTGGCCGCGGCCGCCGCCTCCGCGCCCTTCGCGCCCCTCGCCTACACGGCGCCCCTCGCCTACTCGACGGCGCTGCTGACCCCCTTCGGTAGCAACTACAGAGGGCCGCTGTCCCTCGCCCCCGGCCAGCCCGCCAACATCCTGGCCGCTGACGGCAGGCCCCTCGACACTCTGGACGTGAACCTGGACCGCTCTGCTCACTTCACTGCTAAGGCCCTCAACGGCGGTCTGCACTACCTGAAGAAACGCTCAGCTCCCCTGATCGCACCTTACTCCAGTCTTGCGGTCGCCGCTCCCCTGGCTGCATACGCCGCACCCCTCGCTTACGCGGCCCCCGTCGTGGCCCCCTCTAACTACAGAGGCCCTCTGTCTCTTGCCCCCGGCCAGCCCGCCAACATCTTGGCCGCTGACGGTAGGCCCCTTGACACCTTGGACGTGAACTTGGACCGCTCCGCTCACTACACCGCTAAGGCATTGGAAGGTGGTCTGCACTACCTGAAGAAACGCTCCGCTCCGTTCGCCGCTGTCACCCGCGTCGCCTACACCTCTCCTCTGATCGCACACAGCGCCCCGCTCGCCTACTCCGCTCCCGTGGTCTCCCATGTGGCTCCCATTTCCTACGCTGCTGCTCCCGTCGCACACTACGCAGGTGGTCTGCACTTCATCAAGAAACGCTCCGCTGCGTTCGCACCAATCACCCGTGTGGCTTACACCGCTCCCCTGATCGCTCACAGTGCCCCGCTCGCTTACTCTGCTCCTCTGGTCTCCCATGTGGCGCCTGTGTCCTACGCCGCTGCACCTTTCGCTCACTACACCCACTTTTAA
- the LOC113491621 gene encoding uncharacterized protein LOC113491621 has protein sequence MFKLVVLLSVAALAAAKPSVVAAPLAYTAVVPGSSSVSQYSSSVVHGSPAVYTAPAVYSAPTVYAAPSVYTAPSVYSAPAVYGVAALAQAPHSPAVVLDAVNGVPLDTPEVVAARTAHYQAKALSGVHHLRKRSVGLAPVAYSSVVSPVSYSSPLAYHSPVVSGYSTPVVSAYSSPVVSAYSPLAYSSVYPKAYSTSESSMAKTSIAQSSVAESSMTEAAVAITSVSMSPIPMTSVSRRNDSLDSRGQELEPVVPALRNIYRYAVIKQHPICLWNTLRFELSNKMIKLITLVSVMCNVRGQIFPLIYAAPSAVSHQSRIDIKHSPSFISSPLIYSPAATLYEHQKSIERPRQTVITPVFTSDTILTPVAVSFFHNLPLARALEHPISIDKVQQESAQDDSSMVQNMEALKENSQEIYGTIITEASNQRDQNTEDKQKVPDNNYVIVAYDDNNQVTTEVPKMDENQNPYYINIKSLRYRSTASVHLSSYNMLKLVVLCSVLAAAAASAPFAPLAYTAPLAYSTALLTPFGSNYRGPLSLAPGQPANILAADGRPLDTLDVNLDRSAHFTAKALNGGLHYLKKRSAPLIAPYASLAVTAPLAAYAAPLAYAAPIVAPSNYRGPLSLAPGQPANILAADGRPLDTLDVNLDRSAHYTAKALEGGLHYLKKRSAPFAAVTRVAYTSPLIAHSAPLAYSAPVVSHVAPISYAATPIAQYAGGLHFIKKRSAPFAPITRIGYTSPLIAHSAPLAYSAPVISPVTPISYAATPIAQYAGGLHFIKKRSAPFAPITRIAYTPTLVSHSAPHTFTAPFVSHAAPISYAAAPFAHYTHF, from the exons ATGTTCAAGCTGGTGGTGTTGCTCTCAGTCGCGGCGTTGGCGGCCGCTAAGCCCAGTGTGGTGGCGGCGCCTCTGGCGTACACCGCGGTGGTGCCCGGCAGCAGCTCGGTCTCGCAGTACAGCTCCAGCGTGGTGCACGGCTCCCCTGCCGTATACACTGCCCCTGCCGTGTACAGCGCCCCTACCGTGTACGCCGCTCCTTCCGTGTACACCGCACCTTCCGTGTACAGCGCTCCTGCCGTCTACGGTGTGGCCGCCCTCGCTCAAGCCCCTCACTCCCCCGCCGTCGTCCTGGATGCCGTAAACGGTGTGCCTCTTGACACTCCTGAGGTCGTCGCTGCCCGCACTGCTCACTACCAAGCCAAGGCTCTCTCCGGGGTGCACCATCTCCGCAAGCGGTCTGTTGGTTTAGCTCCCGTGGCCTACAGCTCGGTAGTATCTCCCGTATCTTACTCCAGCCCCCTGGCCTACCACTCCCCCGTCGTCTCCGGTTACTCCACTCCCGTCGTGTCGGCGTACTCCTCCCCCGTGGTCTCGGCCTACTCTCCTCTCGCCTACTCTTCTGTGTACCCCAAAGCTTACAGC ACCTCCGAGAGCTCCATGGCTAAGACCTCCATAGCCCAGTCCAGCGTGGCCGAGTCCTCCATGACCGAAGCCGCCGTAGCCATAACCTCCGTATCCATGTCCCCCATACCCATGACCAGCGTATCCA GACGCAACGACTCGCTCGACAGTCGCGGCCAAGAACTTGAACCCGTTGTGCCTGCACTACGTAACATCTACCGTTATGCGGTTATAAAACAGCATCCCATCTGCCTTTGGAACACACTTCGGTTTGAATTAAGTAACAAGATGATCAAACTAATAACCCTAGTGAGTGTTATGTGTAATGTGCGTGGACAAATATTTCCATTGATATACGCAGCGCCGAGTGCAGTATCTCATCAATCCAGAATTGATATCAAGCATAGTCCTAGCTTCATATCCAGCCCTTTAATATACAGTCCCGCGGCGACATTGTATGAACACCAAAAGTCTATTGAGAGGCCTCGCCAAACAGTGATAACTCCTGTATTTACCAGCGACACAATACTAACACCTGTTGCTGTGAGTTTCTTCCATAATTTACCATTGGCCCGAGCTCTCGAACACCCCATCTCAATAGATAAAGTACAACAAGAGTCTGCTCAGGATGATAGCTCCATGGTACAAAATATGGAAGCTCTCAAAGAAAATTCTCAAGAAATATACGGTACTATAATAACAGAGGCGTCAAATCAACGAGATCAAAACACGGAAGATAAACAAAAGGTTCCTGATAACAACTACGTAATCGTTGCGTACGATGATAACAATCAAGTTACTACGGAGGTACCGAAAATGGACGAG AATCAGAACCcttattacattaatataaaaagcctTCGCTACCGATCAACAGCATCAGTGCATCTATCATCCTACAACATGTTGAAGCTTGTGGTTTTATGTAGCGTTCTGGCCGCGGCCGCCGCCTCCGCGCCCTTCGCGCCCCTCGCCTACACGGCGCCCCTCGCCTACTCGACGGCACTGCTGACCCCCTTCGGCAGTAACTACAGAGGGCCGCTGTCCCTCGCCCCCGGCCAGCCCGCCAACATCCTGGCCGCTGACGGCAGGCCCCTCGACACCCTGGACGTGAACCTGGACCGCTCTGCTCACTTCACTGCTAAGGCTCTCAACGGCGGTCTGCACTACCTGAAGAAACGCTCAGCTCCCCTGATCGCACCTTACGCCAGTCTTGCGGTCACCGCTCCCCTGGCCGCATACGCCGCACCCCTCGCTTACGCGGCCCCCATTGTGGCCCCCTCTAACTACAGAGGCCCTCTGTCTCTCGCCCCCGGCCAGCCCGCCAACATCTTGGCCGCTGACGGCAGGCCCCTCGATACCTTGGACGTGAACTTGGACCGCTCTGCTCACTACACCGCTAAGGCATTGGAAGGTGGTCTGCACTACCTGAAGAAACGCTCCGCTCCGTTCGCCGCTGTCACCCGCGTTGCCTACACCTCTCCTCTGATCGCTCACAGCGCTCCGCTCGCATACTCTGCTCCCGTTGTCTCCCATGTGGCGCCCATTTCCTACGCTGCTACACCCATTGCACAATACGCTGGTGGACTTCACTTCATCAAGAAACGCTCCGCTCCGTTCGCACCAATCACCCGCATAGGATACACCTCTCCCCTGATCGCTCACAGCGCTCCGCTCGCATACTCTGCTCCCGTCATTTCACCTGTGACGCCAATTTCCTACGCTGCGACACCCATCGCACAATACGCTGGAGGTCTTCACTTCATCAAGAAACGCTCCGCTCCGTTCGCTCCAATCACTCGCATAGCATACACCCCTACCCTGGTGTCTCACAGCGCTCCTCACACGTTCACGGCTCCCTTTGTCTCCCATGCGGCGCCTATATCCTACGCTGCTGCACCTTTCGCTCATTACACTCATTTCTAA
- the LOC113496241 gene encoding cuticle protein LPCP-23-like, which produces MFKFVVLCAFVVAATAEPGVLIPAPYTQYSSYIAPATTTISKQASSVIHPSPAVYSTYSYPALTHFIKKRSPQIPLAYSTPLQYYPNYVATAYNTPLINTAAPVVTQHVASIPAVHLIKKRSAPLIPTTYYTPTTYTAAAPVLASTYTAHAPLYTSSPVISQPIPFAHYIKKRSAALTSIIAPTSYSTQSRFDLRTAYTPYAAGGIAYAAPVSYASPIALSHVY; this is translated from the coding sequence ATGTTCAAGTTTGTGGTTTTGTGTGCCTTCGTCGTCGCGGCTACCGCCGAGCCCGGTGTCCTGATCCCGGCGCCTTACACCCAGTACTCATCGTACATTGCTCCTGCAACGACAACCATCTCAAAGCAGGCCAGCAGCGTCATCCATCCTTCTCCGGCCGTCTACTCTACATACTCGTATCCTGCTCTGACCCACTTCATCAAGAAGCGCTCGCCTCAGATCCCCCTGGCCTACTCCACACCTCTGCAGTACTACCCTAACTACGTGGCCACTGCCTACAACACGCCGCTCATCAACACCGCTGCTCCCGTCGTGACCCAACACGTTGCGAGCATCCCCGCCGTGCATCTCATCAAGAAGAGGTCCGCTCCCCTGATCCCCACGACCTACTACACGCCCACGACCTACACGGCTGCCGCACCTGTTCTCGCATCCACCTACACTGCTCATGCTCCTCTGTATACGTCTTCCCCAGTGATCTCCCAGCCTATTCCTTTTGCTCATTACATTAAGAAGAGGTCTGCTGCCCTGACCTCCATCATCGCCCCTACTTCCTACTCTACCCAGTCCAGATTCGACCTGCGCACTGCTTACACTCCTTATGCTGCTGGTGGCATCGCTTACGCCGCTCCCGTCTCCTACGCCAGCCCCATCGCTCTCTCCCACGTGTACTAA
- the LOC113496280 gene encoding lamprin 0.9-like, with protein sequence MLRVVVLFAFVVLCNGHAVPLVAPVHHYPLLTGYAGHGYGGHGYGGYGYGGFGHGGLGHAGLGYGGLSHGALGGLGHSGLGHAGLGLGGYSAHGHGLLGHGLLTKSVGHHILKRSPHLVAPLAHVGHVAHVAPLAHVAPVAVSHQSRLDVHSSPAVVTSVVAPVLHAAPLLHKSFVASPLHFGAGYGGFGGHYGHGYGHY encoded by the coding sequence atgttgcgAGTTGTGGTGTTGTTCGCTTTTGTCGTTCTTTGCAACGGACATGCTGTGCCGCTAGTGGCACCAGTACATCATTATCCCCTGCTCACTGGATACGCTGGTCATGGGTATGGGGGACATGGATACGGAGGTTATGGCTACGGCGGCTTCGGTCATGGAGGACTCGGCCACGCTGGACTGGGCTATGGAGGTCTTAGCCATGGAGCTCTCGGAGGTCTGGGCCATTCTGGACTAGGTCACGCTGGTCTCGGTCTTGGAGGATATAGTGCTCATGGTCATGGTCTACTGGGTCATGGGCTACTGACGAAGTCTGTGGGACATCACATTTTGAAGCGTTCTCCTCATCTCGTTGCTCCGTTGGCTCACGTGGGTCATGTTGCTCACGTCGCTCCCTTGGCTCATGTGGCGCCAGTGGCAGTATCCCACCAGTCGCGCCTAGACGTCCACTCTTCGCCGGCTGTCGTGACGTCAGTGGTTGCCCCAGTCTTGCACGCGGCGCCTCTTCTGCACAAGTCCTTCGTTGCCAGCCCCTTGCACTTTGGAGCAGGTTACGGAGGTTTTGGAGGGCATTACGGACACGGCTATGGCCACTACTAG
- the LOC113496265 gene encoding cuticle protein 16.5-like, which produces MNSLVVFLSVVALVAGKPSGLLHGGAVAYSAPAVLATAGIAPAIVSPTVYSAPAIAAIAPAAVSSQSRIDIKSTPAITSTVVSTPIAYGAYSAPVYASGVAPAYLKTEFAAPALASYAAIPAAAAIAAPAVPLDTPEVAAARAAHFEAKAFAEHSIHKRSAPFNHLATPLITSYAAAPVVPALHAAPLAYTAPIAYSTPLITKTYGGLAW; this is translated from the coding sequence ATGAACTCGCTGGTGGTGTTCTTATCTGTAGTGGCGCTCGTCGCTGGCAAGCCCTCGGGATTACTTCATGGTGGAGCAGTAGCCTACTCGGCCCCAGCAGTGCTGGCCACCGCCGGCATCGCGCCCGCCATCGTCTCGCCCACAGTGTACTCCGCTCCGGCCATAGCTGCTATCGCGCCCGCCGCGGTCTCAAGCCAGTCTCGCATCGACATCAAGTCCACTCCCGCCATCACTAGCACTGTGGTCTCTACCCCCATCGCCTACGGAGCCTACAGCGCGCCCGTGTACGCCAGTGGAGTTGCTCCTGCCTACTTGAAGACCGAGTTCGCTGCCCCAGCTTTGGCCTCATACGCCGCCATCCCCGCTGCTGCCGCCATCGCTGCCCCCGCCGTGCCCCTGGACACCCCTGAAGTAGCCGCTGCCCGTGCTGCCCACTTCGAGGCTAAAGCCTTCGCCGAGCACTCCATCCACAAGAGGTCTGCCCCCTTCAACCACTTGGCTACCCCTCTCATCACTTCGTACGCCGCCGCCCCAGTAGTGCCCGCCCTGCACGCCGCCCCTCTTGCGTACACCGCACCCATCGCCTACTCCACTCCTCTCATCACCAAGACTTACGGAGGACTCGCCTGGTGA